Below is a genomic region from Pan troglodytes isolate AG18354 chromosome X, NHGRI_mPanTro3-v2.0_pri, whole genome shotgun sequence.
actctgtcacccaggctggagtgcagtggcacaatcatggctcactgttgcctcaacctcccaggcttaaggaatcctcccacctcagcctctacagtagctgggactacaggcatgtaccatcacacctggctgattttttaaatttttcagtagaaatgtcttgctgtgttgaccaggctggtatcaaactcctcacctcaagcaatcctcctgcctcggcctcccaaagtgctgggattacaggcatgagctaccacacagggcagcatttattttttctggatatgaagaaagttattttttaaagcctaAATATGCAACTAAATTGAAAAGAATCCTCTATATCTAAGCTTTATGAAATGTGAACTGTGAGCAAATATAATTCTACATTGGAGGGAAAATATaatctcagggggaaaaaaatccaagctTAGGACTCTGAACCATGAAGCAACTGTCGAGATGGACCTTTACTGGATCTTGCCCTTAATGATGGGGTTCATGCAGTCTTAAGCCTGAGTTTCAAAAACCATTAATAATTACCCTTAAATGGCCAACAAAAGGAAATTTTCATAATCAGGGTGGCGTGCCCGTAAAGACTATAAAAGTGTCATGATTCTGCTCAGCTCTTCAAACTCCTCTTTGATTCTTCTAGCTGTTTCACTATTGGGCAACCAGGTTAGTGTGATTTTGGTACTACCTAGAGCTCCTTCTGTTTGCATTAATACTCTGCTTCCTTTTAGAATGGTGTGAAAGATAATGGTCTGGAGAGAAGGTGAGTTTATACCATCTGGAGATATTCCCTGTAACTTAGAAGCTATAAGCTGTGGTCAAGTATTCTTCAAGACCACAGCCTGCAGAGTGCAGATCAGGTACATAAAAAGTGTAGAATGTCATTAATTACTAATAAAAATGTTTGGCTCCAGGGACCATCTCCTAACAGATGTACTCTAAGAACAGACATTTAACATACTATctaagatgtcttttttttttttttttttttttttgcagtggaggctcgctgtgttgcccaggctggagtgcagtggcatcgcactcactgcaacctccgcctcccgggttcaagcgattctcctgcctcggtcttccaagtagctgggactataggcacgcaccaccacgcctggctaatttttgtatagagacagggtctcaccatgttggccaggcttccatggtctcgaactcctgacttcaagtgatccaccctccttggcctcccaaagtgctgggattacaggcatgagctaccgtgcctggcctaagatgtttattttttaaacatgttaGTAGTTACTGGTGCCATTCCGACCCCGACATTCTCTTTTCCTTATTCTTCCCCATTTATGCCAAGGAAATGGCCCAATGGCACTAAAATCCTGCAGACAACCCTCAGCACAAAACTGTGCTTCAGCTTTTTGGTAAGTTTATTTTCTTCCCAATTTATAGGACACCAGAATGAGTACTAAAAAGTCTCCTGAGGAACTGAAGaggatttttgaaaaatatgcagCCAAAGAAGGTGATCCAGACCAGTTGTCAAAGGATGAACTGAAGCTATTGATTCAGGCTGAATTCCCCAGTTTACTCAAAGTAAGTGGCCATCCGCAGAGCCCGCTTAATGGGACTGatggtgggaggggagggagggaggggagaggactcCGGTAGAGCCTTATAGGGACCGTCGCTTGAGGGAGGACACATGCAGGTGGGGTTTCTTCCCCTTAAGTCAGGCCACATTTCAGAAGGCAAGCTCTCAGAAAACAAGGGCCAAGCCTTCTATCCCTCCTGCAGCCTCAGCACAGGACTCTGCAGGACTAGCCATAATAAATGGAAGCAATGCCAAGCTATGCCTGGAAGACCCACAAGTCACCAAGCAAACCCACTAAGGCCTTCAGCATGGATTCAGTACTTCTGTGCCAGGCTTTAGGAAAACAAAGAGGACTGCAAAATAGTGTTAGCTGGCCTTGGACAGGCTTCATTTGTATATGTAAAATCCCTCAACAAGACCAACACTTACTTAGCAGTCTGTTAGGAAAACCCACTGACAAATTGCCTTGTCAGCActcatttatatttcaaaagcatTTAAATTTGTGTTCATCACTTAAATTTGTGTTAATGAGGCAACCGTGCATTTCTAAACAACTTTCAAGAAAGGACTAAATTTCCTGGGCCATAAAGTTGCACATCAAAATCACCCCAGAGTTGTCAAAATCAAAATGCATTCAAGGCAACAGAGTACAGAGAAGAGCTGATCCTCCTCACTCCAATATACAGTACTGTCTTTCCTTTTGCTAAAGAAAAAGCTGACTCCGGACACTTGCTAAGGATGGTAAGGCAACTTACTCCAGGAGGGCCGTGGCGATCCATATAGGGACCACTGAAACGTGTTCTTGCCATGgggagagagattgggctcaactccAAAAAGGATAAGTGGGGGTTTATGACCATAGAGCAGGATGGGGGGgccagtggatggaaaattaccaaGGAAATATCCAGGATAAGGAGTTTCTGGCTAAATTGCCTTGATAGGATTCtagctgaaggcaggccaggtgATCAAATATTAAGGGTAGTCAGATACAAGGACAGAGAGGGAAGCCCAAGGTCAGGCCTAGTCAAGCAGAGGACTCAAAGGAGAGAGTCATTGTCATTTTGCAATTAAAAACCATCTTCACAACAGAAGTAACTATGCAATTGTTTTGTATGACTCAGTCACTATTTAGCTCTAACTTCAGGAAAgaacatttcttcaaatattttaaccaGCTCTCCAGATTTTAACCAGAAATGTCCCTTCTGCCAATATGACAATTGGAAAGACTTCTGTTTttaatactaaaaaagaaaaaagctgaattCAATGACCCCATAAtctgatattttctcattttctcatagTTGAAATATAGAAGAACTTGTAAAAACAGTTAAAGTCACTAGCAGAAAAAGGGACTTTTTAATTAAACAGCAAAACAAGTtagtgaaaaaatttaaaattttaaaagaccctttattttttctaaaaggaagaaaaataatcatcTAACAGGAAAGCCTAGGCCATGTACTCAAACAAGTTGTTTCAAAAGGTAACACGGGtaactttttctatattttatgtcTTTCCTACAAAAAGTACGTAAGACATAATCTGGAACGAGGTAGGAAGACTAATGGTAAGTTCTGAAAGTCTACTTAACATGTACCTGATTATATTTCCATAAGGTTTCCATTACTAAGGTTTTCCGCCATACTCTGTTTACATATATCATCACCATGCATGGTTTAGAATCTAGTAAAGGCTTcaggaaaacagtgtttcatattCATAAATCAAAGGCTGAATAAGTAACTTACAGTTTGGTCTTGTAATTAAAGCAAAGTGCTAAGTGTTTTTGTAGGAATCTTAGGGGTTAAAATATATCTTCCATAGAGATGTGCTGCACAAAATTGTGAATCTACTTAGCACTactgaactgtatgcttaaaaatgattaagagcGTAAATTcaatgttatgtgttttttaccacaatttatatatacatatatatataatatagtctaATTTGAAACTGACAAACTGAACTGTTATTTCAATCGGTTTTCTAAGTAGTATTTTGCACAGATAGACTCCTACCTGAAAGTCCAAGTAGTAATGGCTTTAAGATTAGAGTTTTATGGTAGACACAAAAATTAAGTCCACTTAAGACACTGCAGGAAGTTCAGTAGTCAAAAAGCCTGCACACGATCTCACACGACATCTCAAGCAGTGGTTCTCCAAGTGTGGTCCCAGAGCAGCAGCATTGGCACCACCTGGGAAGCTGTTGAAAATA
It encodes:
- the S100G gene encoding protein S100-G, which translates into the protein MSTKKSPEELKRIFEKYAAKEGDPDQLSKDELKLLIQAEFPSLLKGPNTLDDLFQELDKNGDGEVSFEEFQVLVKKISQ